Proteins encoded by one window of uncultured Draconibacterium sp.:
- a CDS encoding AI-2E family transporter has translation MIQLKGWTRNTLFIVGFLFIIFLVWYFSAIVTYILISVVLSFIGRPLIRWLMRIKYKRFKMPKGLAAFATLVALWIVFISFFRFMIPLLISEVETLSQIDFTLVLDSIEEPLLNLMHFFSKDAVAIESKNFLDIVTESLGAQIDFSQVSNWFGLVAGTIGELLIGFFSVSFITFFFLKDETMFRTFIILLVPTQFEEKVAHILDSISYLLRRYFIGLLFEVFMVMLLDTIGLSIVGIEFNHAVVIGLFCGMFNVIPYLGPWMGAALGLLIGAALHINLDFMNEVLPTLGWMTLVFLSVQVIDNVLFQPLIYSSSVKAHPLEIFLVIMAAGSMAGIIGMILAIPVYTIIRVIAAEFFENMKLVRKITEHLEKEKA, from the coding sequence ATGATTCAACTTAAAGGCTGGACGCGCAACACGCTTTTTATTGTCGGATTTCTTTTTATCATTTTTTTGGTGTGGTATTTCAGCGCCATAGTCACCTACATTCTAATTTCGGTAGTACTTTCATTTATTGGCCGCCCACTGATTCGTTGGCTGATGAGAATCAAATACAAACGCTTTAAAATGCCCAAAGGACTGGCAGCATTTGCAACGCTTGTCGCTTTATGGATTGTTTTTATTTCCTTCTTCCGCTTTATGATTCCCCTTCTTATAAGCGAAGTGGAAACCCTTTCACAAATTGATTTTACCCTGGTACTTGATTCAATAGAAGAACCGTTATTAAACCTGATGCATTTTTTCAGCAAAGATGCTGTTGCCATTGAATCAAAGAATTTTCTTGACATTGTTACCGAAAGTCTGGGTGCTCAAATCGATTTCTCGCAAGTCTCTAACTGGTTTGGATTGGTGGCTGGAACCATTGGAGAATTACTGATCGGATTTTTCTCGGTTTCCTTCATTACTTTTTTCTTTCTGAAAGATGAAACAATGTTTCGCACCTTTATTATCCTTTTGGTTCCAACTCAGTTTGAAGAAAAAGTTGCCCATATTCTCGATTCCATTTCATACTTATTACGTCGCTATTTTATCGGCCTGCTCTTCGAAGTTTTTATGGTTATGCTACTCGACACAATTGGTCTATCGATTGTTGGTATTGAGTTTAACCATGCCGTTGTTATTGGATTGTTCTGCGGAATGTTTAATGTTATTCCGTATCTCGGTCCCTGGATGGGTGCCGCACTTGGTTTACTTATCGGGGCAGCTTTACATATAAATCTTGATTTTATGAACGAGGTTTTACCAACTTTGGGTTGGATGACACTGGTTTTTCTTTCTGTTCAGGTAATCGATAATGTACTTTTTCAACCGCTTATTTATTCCAGCAGCGTAAAAGCACACCCCCTCGAAATATTTCTGGTAATTATGGCCGCCGGAAGTATGGCCGGAATAATCGGAATGATACTAGCCATACCTGTTTACACCATTATCAGGGTGATTGCCGCCGAATTTTTTGAGAACATGAAACTGGTACGAAAAATTACCGAACACCTTGAAAAAGAGAAAGCTTAA
- a CDS encoding asparagine synthase-related protein, giving the protein MIELKKYNWTNGKSVFATGFVWLKETFFRNQDFATLVQKNSTDFQQFKKLTSELNGQFSIVVEKENEIWAVCSHTWSYPLFYKNADNNWSISDQPESLFDKNYKPEIDSFAASYFLQFGVTPFDRTLNKYIRQVQPGELVVLQKNSDKVKSYFLTKKSENSITKKTTTDIAKHLKTVFEPYYDQIKERQILLPLTRGYDSRLLACLLAEFGHKNVLCATWGRANNSEKLTAEKVAKQLGFRYQFAEYNETLIKDFQKDSTFTDYVKYAAHWSSMPYLQDYFAIKYLVENKLIDQNAVALPGHPGDFLRGGHFKDSLTNLKPSDLCKTIAAAFGTSYPLEKQFKTELQDYLNQKFFEEQNLSPTEAYETWDLQERQCKFISNSNLAYNFFGLDVLMPLFDKQSLQLFGNIDARNKNREQLYNETLENHFFKKNKVDFDLKQIADQKNSKLQGLKNRLIKAAPHQLKTAYYPMNDSIFYREITGQLQQNIKMKHPVKPHSFNAYIVQWYLHFLASQSK; this is encoded by the coding sequence ATGATTGAACTCAAAAAATACAATTGGACCAACGGTAAGAGCGTATTTGCTACCGGCTTTGTCTGGCTGAAAGAAACTTTCTTTAGGAATCAGGATTTTGCTACACTGGTACAAAAAAATAGTACAGATTTTCAGCAATTCAAAAAGTTAACAAGCGAATTAAACGGACAATTTTCAATTGTTGTTGAGAAGGAAAATGAAATTTGGGCAGTTTGCAGTCATACCTGGAGTTATCCGCTTTTTTATAAGAATGCCGATAACAACTGGTCGATCAGCGATCAACCGGAAAGTCTTTTTGACAAGAATTACAAACCGGAAATCGATTCTTTTGCTGCCTCTTACTTTTTACAGTTTGGCGTAACGCCGTTTGATAGAACGCTGAACAAATATATTAGGCAAGTTCAACCGGGTGAACTGGTGGTGCTTCAGAAGAATTCAGATAAAGTCAAGTCGTACTTTCTTACAAAGAAGTCCGAAAACTCAATAACAAAAAAGACCACAACAGATATAGCCAAACATTTAAAAACGGTATTCGAACCTTATTACGACCAAATAAAAGAAAGACAGATTTTACTACCGCTAACCCGCGGTTACGATTCACGATTATTGGCTTGTTTGCTGGCCGAATTCGGTCATAAAAACGTTTTATGTGCCACCTGGGGCAGAGCAAACAACTCCGAAAAATTAACCGCAGAGAAAGTGGCTAAACAGCTCGGATTCCGTTACCAATTTGCTGAATACAACGAGACCTTAATCAAAGATTTCCAAAAAGATTCGACATTTACCGACTATGTAAAATACGCAGCGCACTGGTCATCGATGCCCTATTTGCAGGATTATTTTGCCATAAAATACCTGGTTGAGAATAAACTTATTGACCAAAATGCTGTAGCACTGCCAGGACATCCCGGCGATTTTTTGCGAGGCGGCCATTTTAAAGATTCTCTTACCAATCTTAAACCATCGGATTTATGCAAAACTATCGCTGCAGCATTCGGAACCTCCTACCCTTTGGAAAAACAATTCAAAACTGAGCTTCAAGATTATTTGAATCAGAAATTTTTTGAAGAGCAAAATCTTTCTCCGACTGAGGCTTATGAAACCTGGGATTTACAGGAACGACAATGTAAATTCATAAGTAACTCGAACCTTGCTTATAATTTTTTCGGGCTGGACGTTTTAATGCCACTTTTCGATAAACAAAGCCTGCAACTTTTCGGCAATATCGATGCCCGAAACAAAAACCGGGAGCAACTTTATAACGAAACGCTGGAAAATCATTTTTTCAAAAAAAATAAAGTTGATTTTGATCTGAAGCAAATTGCAGATCAGAAAAATTCAAAATTGCAGGGACTAAAAAACCGGCTGATAAAAGCAGCTCCTCATCAATTAAAAACTGCTTACTACCCCATGAACGACAGTATTTTTTACCGAGAAATCACCGGTCAGTTACAGCAAAATATAAAAATGAAACATCCGGTAAAACCGCATTCTTTTAATGCTTATATCGTTCAGTGGTATTTGCATTTTTTGGCTTCTCAGTCCAAATAA
- a CDS encoding oligosaccharide flippase family protein: protein MNVVNFFKDLSSRFNQSEFYKNIASLFTGMFISRLIPFVFALAIARLYAPEEFGYFALYLTIASALSIVSTGKYEKAIILVDGEHERKQIISFAQRINSAVNLAALLVVVAIILLFKSDYTQKINLLLVPFYSYFFSSIQLIRNLYISKKQFRQLSVLEIGRAILTGILQCAFFVFPTSGLFLGAVVAQMITFFGFSIKINEASLFRFGRFKPEEKVLAVRYIKFPKFSILSEVMNFISSQLPIFLFKPFFGDKMLGLYSFSHRYISTPVQLLSVSISSVYIQNAKSLNEKPETLAKSTFSLFRKQVVLGIIPFTILGLWGEQIFSLIFGTEWAFSGYLAQLISPWLFFVMLGSPLSAILIVKEKQHVSMWYNTLMLTTRAASLLVGGLLLKDVVSAVSLYSLTGLVFFAFLTFYSLYLAGVNLKKAILYLLKMVLLIAPFAVIKIWLLK, encoded by the coding sequence ATGAACGTTGTGAACTTTTTTAAAGATCTGTCTTCAAGATTTAACCAAAGTGAATTTTATAAAAACATTGCCTCGCTTTTCACCGGGATGTTTATTTCCCGGTTGATACCCTTTGTTTTTGCCTTAGCGATAGCACGTTTATATGCCCCTGAGGAATTTGGTTATTTTGCCTTGTACCTCACCATCGCTTCAGCGTTGTCGATTGTTTCAACCGGCAAATACGAGAAAGCAATTATTTTGGTTGACGGGGAACATGAACGAAAACAGATAATTAGTTTTGCTCAGCGAATAAATTCGGCCGTAAATCTGGCAGCACTGTTAGTAGTTGTTGCAATCATTCTGCTTTTTAAATCAGATTACACTCAAAAAATCAACCTGCTACTTGTACCTTTTTATTCCTACTTTTTTAGCTCCATCCAGCTAATCCGGAATTTGTACATCAGCAAAAAGCAGTTCCGCCAACTATCAGTTTTAGAAATTGGCCGGGCAATTTTAACAGGAATATTGCAATGTGCATTTTTTGTTTTTCCAACGTCAGGATTGTTTTTGGGTGCAGTAGTAGCGCAAATGATCACCTTCTTTGGATTTTCAATAAAAATAAACGAAGCCAGTCTTTTTCGGTTTGGGAGATTCAAACCAGAAGAAAAAGTATTGGCAGTACGCTACATCAAATTCCCCAAATTTTCGATTCTTTCTGAGGTGATGAATTTTATAAGCAGTCAGCTTCCCATATTTCTGTTTAAACCATTTTTTGGCGATAAAATGCTCGGACTCTATTCGTTCTCGCACCGGTATATTAGCACTCCGGTTCAGTTGCTGAGCGTTTCTATTTCAAGTGTTTATATTCAAAATGCCAAATCGTTAAACGAAAAACCGGAAACACTGGCTAAATCAACTTTCTCATTATTCAGAAAACAGGTAGTTCTTGGGATTATCCCGTTTACCATTTTAGGACTTTGGGGCGAACAAATCTTCAGTCTGATTTTTGGAACAGAGTGGGCATTTTCGGGTTACCTGGCACAATTAATTTCACCATGGTTATTTTTTGTAATGCTCGGGTCTCCGCTCTCGGCCATTCTTATCGTAAAAGAAAAACAACATGTATCGATGTGGTATAACACACTGATGCTGACTACCCGGGCTGCCAGTTTGCTAGTTGGTGGGTTACTATTAAAAGACGTCGTTTCTGCTGTTTCATTGTACAGTTTAACCGGTCTTGTTTTCTTCGCATTTTTAACTTTTTATTCCTTGTATTTAGCTGGGGTAAACCTAAAAAAGGCCATTTTATATTTGCTTAAAATGGTGCTTTTGATCGCTCCTTTTGCTGTAATCAAAATCTGGTTGCTGAAATGA
- a CDS encoding Bax inhibitor-1/YccA family protein, whose translation MMNLSKSSNPVLKEKVFSRNYTAQSDVMTVNGTVNKTALMLLLVIAGAVFTWNKFFEVVATNPEAGLAAVGPWLAIGGIGGFITVLVTVFRPQSSGISAPIYAVFEGLFLGGISALFEMQYSGIVMRAVMLTLAVFMVMLFLYRSGIIKVTQKFMMGVVAATAGIALVYFVSFIAGMFGAEMSFLYGNSNLSIGISLVVVAIAALNLVLDFAFIERAAESGAPKYMEWYGAFGLMVTLIWLYLEILRLLSKVASRD comes from the coding sequence ATGATGAATCTATCGAAATCTTCAAATCCTGTTCTAAAAGAAAAAGTTTTTAGCAGGAATTATACAGCACAGTCGGATGTAATGACTGTAAACGGAACCGTAAATAAAACCGCATTAATGCTATTGCTGGTAATTGCCGGGGCCGTATTTACCTGGAACAAATTTTTTGAAGTTGTGGCTACTAATCCTGAAGCCGGATTAGCTGCAGTGGGGCCATGGTTGGCAATTGGCGGAATTGGTGGTTTTATCACGGTTCTAGTAACGGTATTTCGTCCGCAGAGCTCAGGTATTTCAGCACCAATTTATGCTGTTTTCGAAGGATTGTTCCTTGGTGGAATATCTGCACTTTTCGAAATGCAGTATTCAGGAATTGTAATGCGTGCTGTAATGCTTACGCTGGCCGTTTTTATGGTGATGTTATTCTTGTATCGATCGGGTATTATAAAAGTGACACAAAAATTTATGATGGGAGTTGTGGCGGCCACTGCTGGAATTGCATTGGTTTATTTCGTCAGTTTTATTGCCGGAATGTTTGGTGCCGAAATGTCTTTTTTATACGGTAACTCAAACCTCAGCATCGGTATCAGTTTGGTCGTTGTGGCCATTGCCGCATTAAACCTGGTGCTCGATTTTGCATTCATAGAACGAGCTGCAGAATCTGGTGCTCCAAAATACATGGAGTGGTACGGAGCCTTTGGATTAATGGTAACACTTATCTGGTTGTATCTCGAAATTTTGCGCTTGCTTTCGAAAGTGGCAAGCCGCGATTAG
- a CDS encoding GNAT family N-acetyltransferase has protein sequence MELIQVAGKQQVDEFHKVPELVYKDDPNWIPQLQIMIEDTFDPAKNTRFQKGDARRWLLKQNGILIGRIAAFYDEDYSSGYDQPTGCCGFFECVNNKEAAFKLFDTARDWLQENGMEAMDGPVNFDENFFFWGLLKDRFRPQTFGMQYNPAYYNDLFEAYGFKTYYDQYSYSLDITNPDLPERFWKIAEWVAQKPGYTFEHFSFKDQDRCIRDFLEIHEKAWGTHGNYKPIEFQLLKDLIAHARIILDEEFIWYAYHNGKPIAFFMQILDLNQILKKLKTGKLNLWQGLKLLYFKKRKTITRCRVIVLGVIPGYQGKGIESAIFHHLKKVMLRKSWYNDMEMSWVGDFNPKMNAMFKSFGADRTNTHSTLRYLFNREKEFKRAPIIE, from the coding sequence ATGGAGCTGATTCAGGTTGCCGGCAAGCAGCAGGTAGATGAATTTCATAAAGTACCGGAACTAGTTTATAAAGACGATCCAAATTGGATTCCTCAACTTCAAATAATGATCGAAGATACTTTCGATCCGGCAAAGAATACTCGTTTTCAAAAAGGAGATGCCCGGCGTTGGCTGTTAAAACAAAACGGAATCCTGATTGGGCGAATTGCTGCATTTTACGATGAAGACTATTCTTCGGGCTATGATCAGCCCACCGGATGTTGCGGATTTTTTGAGTGTGTAAACAACAAAGAAGCAGCATTTAAACTCTTTGATACTGCTCGTGATTGGCTGCAGGAGAATGGGATGGAAGCCATGGACGGCCCGGTAAATTTTGATGAGAACTTTTTCTTTTGGGGTTTATTGAAAGACCGTTTTCGTCCTCAAACTTTTGGGATGCAATACAACCCGGCATATTATAACGACCTGTTTGAAGCTTATGGTTTTAAAACATATTACGATCAGTACAGTTATTCGCTGGATATTACAAATCCCGATTTGCCGGAACGCTTTTGGAAAATTGCAGAGTGGGTGGCGCAAAAACCGGGGTACACGTTCGAGCATTTTTCGTTTAAAGATCAGGATCGGTGCATCCGTGATTTTCTTGAGATCCATGAAAAAGCCTGGGGCACACACGGAAACTACAAGCCCATCGAGTTTCAGCTATTAAAAGATTTAATAGCACACGCACGCATAATTCTTGATGAGGAATTTATTTGGTACGCCTACCACAATGGGAAACCGATTGCATTTTTTATGCAGATACTTGATTTGAACCAGATTCTGAAAAAGCTTAAGACCGGTAAACTGAATTTGTGGCAAGGCCTTAAATTATTGTATTTTAAAAAGCGAAAAACGATTACACGTTGTCGGGTTATTGTACTTGGGGTAATTCCCGGTTATCAGGGCAAAGGAATCGAGTCAGCTATCTTTCATCATTTAAAGAAAGTAATGCTGCGAAAATCGTGGTACAACGATATGGAAATGAGTTGGGTAGGTGATTTTAACCCGAAGATGAATGCCATGTTTAAATCCTTTGGTGCTGACCGCACAAATACCCACAGTACTTTACGTTATTTATTCAACCGTGAGAAAGAATTTAAACGGGCACCGATTATTGAATAA
- a CDS encoding GNAT family N-acetyltransferase → MQLLEVVNKKTKKQFHQVPHIIYKNDPNWAAPLQGMVEGIFDPKKNKTFRNGKAIRWILVDDKGNLIGRIAAFINFNLAKTYEQPTGGCGFFECIDDQEAANKLFKAAADWNKENGMEAMDGPINFGENYVNWGLLVDGFMPQGFGMPYNPKYYEKLFRGFGFEVYFEQYCFHLDYTVPFPERFWKIAGWVAKKPQYQFKHFDFKQADKFVKDFCTIYDAAWSFHEHYKPLDPDDLYDFLTESKAILDPEMIWFAYADDKPIAMFVMIPDINQLLIKLNGKLNLPGILKFFYYKKKKVMNRTRIFLMGVDPKYQRAGIESGIFWHQEQIMKQKSHRHYTEVELSWAGDFNPKIIAIYEATGAKKAKTHYTMRYMFDRSKKVTKAPLIS, encoded by the coding sequence ATGCAGCTACTAGAAGTCGTTAACAAAAAAACGAAGAAACAGTTTCACCAGGTACCGCATATCATTTACAAAAATGATCCGAACTGGGCCGCTCCGTTACAGGGGATGGTTGAGGGAATTTTTGATCCGAAAAAGAATAAAACGTTTCGGAACGGAAAAGCTATTCGCTGGATCTTGGTTGACGATAAAGGAAACTTAATCGGAAGGATTGCTGCATTTATAAATTTTAACCTGGCAAAAACATACGAGCAACCAACCGGTGGCTGTGGCTTTTTCGAATGTATTGATGATCAGGAAGCAGCCAATAAACTATTTAAAGCGGCTGCCGACTGGAATAAAGAAAATGGTATGGAAGCCATGGATGGCCCGATAAATTTTGGCGAGAACTACGTAAACTGGGGCTTGTTGGTTGATGGTTTTATGCCGCAGGGATTTGGAATGCCATACAATCCTAAATATTACGAAAAACTGTTTCGGGGTTTTGGGTTCGAGGTGTATTTCGAGCAGTATTGTTTTCACCTTGATTATACAGTTCCTTTCCCGGAGCGTTTCTGGAAAATTGCAGGCTGGGTAGCCAAAAAGCCACAATACCAGTTCAAACATTTCGATTTTAAACAAGCTGATAAGTTTGTAAAAGATTTTTGTACGATTTACGATGCGGCATGGTCGTTTCACGAGCATTATAAACCTCTCGATCCGGACGATCTGTATGATTTCCTCACCGAATCAAAAGCAATTCTTGATCCCGAAATGATCTGGTTTGCATACGCCGATGATAAGCCGATTGCCATGTTTGTGATGATTCCGGACATTAATCAGCTATTGATAAAACTAAATGGGAAACTGAATTTGCCCGGTATTTTAAAGTTCTTTTATTACAAAAAGAAAAAAGTGATGAACCGAACCCGGATCTTCCTGATGGGAGTAGATCCAAAATACCAGCGTGCAGGAATTGAATCGGGAATTTTCTGGCATCAGGAGCAAATAATGAAACAGAAATCACATAGGCATTACACAGAAGTTGAGTTGTCGTGGGCAGGCGATTTTAACCCGAAAATTATTGCCATTTACGAGGCAACGGGCGCTAAAAAGGCCAAAACACATTACACAATGCGGTATATGTTCGACCGGAGTAAAAAGGTAACAAAAGCGCCGCTGATTAGTTAG
- a CDS encoding type B 50S ribosomal protein L31, which translates to MRKDIHPTEYRLVAFKDMSNGHTFITRSTVDTKETETIDGVEYPVYKLEISNTSHPFYTGKTKLVDTAGRVDKFMNRYGKHMQNRKK; encoded by the coding sequence ATGAGAAAAGACATTCATCCAACGGAATACAGATTGGTAGCATTTAAAGATATGTCGAACGGACATACTTTTATTACCCGCTCTACTGTTGATACAAAAGAGACAGAGACTATCGACGGTGTTGAATACCCGGTTTACAAACTGGAGATTTCTAACACATCTCACCCATTTTACACAGGTAAAACCAAACTTGTGGATACTGCAGGACGTGTTGATAAATTCATGAACCGTTACGGAAAACACATGCAGAACAGAAAGAAATAA
- the lon gene encoding endopeptidase La has translation MGKYKNTAFQTIYGSGMMDGESDFLPIIADGDDKDLKNVEVPSVLPILPLRNTVLFPGVVLPITVGRERSLKLIRDVNQGSKLLGTVAQKDYTIDKPEAGDLYDIGTVAEIMKVLEMPDGSTSVIIQGKRRFRINEMVSEEPYFKASVEPLTDITSKDDNEFNAIVGSLKDLSIKVAQFSANVPPEATFAVKNIENSTFLINFICSNTDINVDDKQKLLEIESLKDRGVQAISFLVKEVQMLELKQDIQKKVKTDMDKQQREFMLNQQMKTIQDELGGNPVEQEINNLKEKAKEKKWNKDVDEFFHREVEKLGRLNPAAGEYSVQFTFCQTLLDLPWNEYTEDNFDLKHASKVLDEDHYGLEKVKERMLEHLAVLKLKNDMKAPILCLYGPPGVGKTSLGKSVARALGRKYARMSLGGLHDESEIRGHRKTYIGAMPGRIIQNIKKSKSSNPVFILDEIDKVSKHFHGDPASALLEVLDPEQNGEFHDNYIEHDYDLSKVMFIATANSLSTIAPPLRDRLELIEVSGYLVEEKIEIAKRHLIPKQLENHGLKKSDITFPKEVIELIIDGYTRESGVRELDKKLAKLIRRVAKKIAFEESYNKKLTKADVREYLGVTEYSKEKYQGNEFAGVVTGLAWTAVGGEILFVETSLSKGKGGLTLTGNLGDVMKESAMLAHEYLKSHAEELNLKPEVFEKWNVHVHVPEGAIPKDGPSAGVTMVTSLASAFTQRKVKKNLAMTGEITLRGKVLPVGGIKEKILAAKRAGITEIILSEQNKKNLEDIKEAYLKGLKFHFVNTIMDVLDIALLKAKVDKPMKIE, from the coding sequence ATGGGTAAATATAAAAATACAGCTTTTCAAACAATATACGGATCGGGAATGATGGATGGCGAATCAGACTTTCTTCCAATTATTGCCGATGGCGATGACAAGGATTTAAAGAATGTTGAAGTGCCGTCGGTTCTTCCGATTTTGCCGCTGCGTAACACCGTTTTATTTCCGGGGGTGGTTTTGCCAATTACCGTTGGCCGCGAGCGTTCGTTAAAGCTCATTCGCGATGTAAACCAGGGAAGCAAATTGTTGGGTACCGTAGCGCAAAAAGATTATACGATTGACAAACCCGAAGCAGGCGACTTGTACGATATTGGTACGGTGGCTGAAATTATGAAGGTGCTGGAAATGCCCGACGGATCAACTTCTGTTATCATTCAGGGGAAACGCCGCTTTAGAATAAACGAGATGGTTAGCGAAGAGCCTTATTTTAAAGCCTCAGTTGAACCGTTGACCGATATTACTTCGAAGGATGACAATGAGTTTAATGCCATTGTTGGTTCGCTGAAGGACCTGTCGATCAAGGTTGCACAGTTCTCGGCCAATGTGCCGCCCGAAGCCACTTTTGCGGTTAAGAATATTGAGAACTCTACTTTCCTGATCAACTTTATTTGTTCGAACACCGACATTAATGTTGATGACAAACAAAAGCTGCTGGAAATTGAAAGCCTGAAAGACCGTGGTGTGCAAGCCATTAGTTTTTTGGTGAAGGAAGTGCAGATGCTGGAGTTGAAACAGGACATTCAGAAAAAGGTGAAAACCGACATGGACAAGCAACAACGCGAGTTCATGTTAAACCAGCAAATGAAAACCATTCAGGATGAGCTGGGTGGAAATCCGGTTGAGCAGGAGATAAACAATTTAAAAGAAAAGGCGAAGGAGAAAAAATGGAACAAAGATGTGGATGAATTTTTTCATCGCGAGGTGGAAAAACTGGGCCGTTTGAACCCGGCTGCCGGAGAATATTCGGTGCAATTCACATTCTGCCAGACTTTGCTCGATTTGCCCTGGAATGAATATACCGAAGATAATTTCGATTTGAAACATGCCAGTAAAGTGCTGGACGAAGACCACTACGGACTGGAGAAAGTAAAAGAACGTATGCTGGAGCATTTGGCCGTGTTGAAATTGAAAAACGATATGAAAGCACCGATCCTTTGTTTGTACGGCCCTCCGGGAGTTGGTAAAACATCTTTGGGAAAATCGGTAGCGCGCGCTCTTGGCCGTAAATATGCACGAATGAGTTTGGGTGGTTTGCACGACGAATCGGAGATTCGCGGACACCGCAAAACTTATATCGGTGCCATGCCGGGACGTATTATTCAGAATATTAAAAAGTCAAAATCGTCGAATCCGGTGTTTATTCTGGATGAGATCGATAAAGTGTCGAAACATTTTCATGGCGACCCTGCTTCGGCATTGCTCGAAGTACTTGATCCGGAGCAAAACGGAGAATTCCATGATAACTACATTGAGCACGATTACGATTTGTCGAAGGTGATGTTTATTGCCACCGCGAACTCACTGAGTACAATTGCACCGCCACTGCGCGACCGTTTGGAATTGATTGAGGTGAGTGGTTACCTGGTGGAAGAAAAGATAGAGATTGCCAAACGTCACCTGATTCCAAAACAATTGGAGAATCATGGTTTAAAGAAGTCGGATATTACCTTCCCAAAAGAAGTTATTGAGCTGATTATTGACGGTTACACCCGCGAAAGTGGTGTACGTGAGCTGGATAAAAAGCTGGCGAAACTGATTCGTCGTGTGGCCAAAAAAATTGCTTTCGAGGAGTCGTACAATAAAAAGTTGACGAAAGCTGATGTACGCGAATATTTGGGCGTAACTGAGTATTCGAAAGAAAAATACCAGGGTAACGAATTTGCCGGTGTTGTAACCGGTTTGGCCTGGACAGCCGTTGGTGGTGAGATTCTGTTTGTGGAAACCAGCCTGAGTAAAGGAAAAGGAGGTTTGACATTAACAGGAAACCTTGGTGATGTTATGAAAGAGTCGGCAATGCTGGCCCACGAATACCTGAAATCGCACGCTGAAGAGCTGAATCTGAAACCTGAAGTTTTCGAAAAATGGAATGTACACGTTCACGTTCCTGAAGGTGCTATTCCAAAAGATGGCCCGTCGGCAGGAGTTACTATGGTAACATCGCTGGCATCGGCATTTACACAGCGTAAAGTGAAGAAAAATCTGGCAATGACAGGTGAGATCACATTACGTGGTAAAGTACTTCCGGTTGGCGGTATTAAGGAGAAAATTTTGGCTGCAAAACGTGCCGGAATTACAGAGATCATTCTTTCGGAACAGAACAAAAAAAATCTGGAAGATATTAAGGAGGCTTATTTAAAAGGATTGAAATTCCACTTTGTAAATACCATTATGGATGTGCTGGATATTGCATTGCTGAAGGCTAAGGTGGATAAGCCGATGAAGATTGAATAA
- a CDS encoding thiamine diphosphokinase, producing the protein MSHLPFESKVVILCDGSFPKHHIPLSVLENAEQIICCDGAADKLIAYGMEPTFIVGDLDSVSEKTKTTFANRIVINTDQETNDQTKAVEFVLNRGAKSVIILGATGKREDHTIGNISLLLDYAEKLEVLSISNSGIFRPVLQSQTLPSFKGQQVSIFSLGNPAAITSKNLKYPLKNTTLNSWWMGTLNECLDESFSLEFEKGKLIVFQKFV; encoded by the coding sequence ATGAGTCATTTACCATTCGAGTCAAAAGTTGTTATACTTTGTGATGGATCTTTTCCAAAGCATCACATTCCGCTGTCTGTTCTAGAAAATGCCGAACAGATTATTTGTTGCGATGGTGCAGCCGATAAACTTATAGCATATGGTATGGAACCAACCTTTATTGTTGGCGACCTCGATTCCGTTTCGGAAAAGACAAAGACGACCTTTGCCAACCGTATTGTTATAAACACCGACCAGGAAACAAACGACCAGACAAAAGCCGTTGAGTTTGTATTAAACCGGGGTGCTAAAAGTGTAATTATTTTAGGTGCTACCGGGAAAAGAGAAGATCATACCATTGGCAACATCTCCTTACTTTTAGATTATGCGGAAAAACTTGAGGTGCTTTCAATCAGCAATTCCGGTATTTTCCGACCGGTTCTTCAGTCTCAGACACTTCCCTCCTTCAAGGGACAACAGGTTTCTATTTTCTCGTTGGGCAATCCTGCTGCAATTACATCAAAAAATTTAAAATACCCTTTGAAAAACACCACCTTAAACTCTTGGTGGATGGGCACATTAAACGAATGTCTTGATGAATCATTTTCGCTTGAATTTGAAAAAGGGAAGCTGATTGTTTTTCAAAAATTTGTATAA